In uncultured Bacteroides sp., the following proteins share a genomic window:
- a CDS encoding ATP-binding protein gives MKKILHDPQYSDKILQMTADTMLLFNHEGICLDMVIHANQGIFKKKKSLIGENFFNLLSEDTRKPFKEDFDKVIKDKSVSTKNYELSFGSETYYFKCIMYPFEEDMVLCQYRDITKRTKIKLQLEKANNELREVEKAARICQWNYNFKTRIFNYRGFTGAMARGDKLQAISIENYLELVFRDDRPGFIKWIDSIPNKTNTETFEYRILWKKEVFFLRMGLINGGLTDRNEQTIEGYCQNITDIIKLDESLENVTKAINYASEDIFAFRPDGTLIFANEQFRIHYLLTNEPDLSVININDLLVNKDLKKRWMNIRGEFAHINDIVRYVEKAPFTHLKDVLAFDFFSYIIRDSEGEDIIWTFGRDISEQMRYDAQIKEVNQIMNTVLENIPLAISVKDTGNGFRYIYRNSVTYASMKSTNVVGNTDFDIHPDDSAITFRNEDLGILKNGIPLIYNKEVSDNKGRTYIIHKQKFLAENGSRAPLIISLESDITKIKKMEEELVMAKEKAEKSDMLKSAFLANMSHEIRTPLNAIVGFSRVIADTQNANDRMEYYKIVEANNSRLLQLINEILDLSRIESGIMEFTEEPINLHVMCQEVFDAHRFRCSENVRLIFEDSDPDLWIYSDKNRLIQVFSNLIGNALKFTAEGSIRFGYKLKDEFIECYVKDTGIGFPENKAKNVFERFAKLNTTAQGTGLGLSICKSIIEKLGGTIEAKSELGKGAEFTFTHPYISPIENDKSSPEEEETSTKDNGLQLSDKKNHTILVAEDNDSNFKLLNVMIGKMFTLLHAHDGIEAITMFEEYKPSLILMDIKMPNMDGLDATRVIREVSPKVPIIALSAFVYNDDVKEALNCGCNEFIPKPVSLEVLTATLKKYL, from the coding sequence ATGAAAAAGATTTTGCACGACCCTCAATACTCTGATAAAATTTTGCAGATGACCGCAGATACAATGCTTTTATTCAACCATGAAGGTATTTGTCTGGATATGGTGATACATGCAAATCAAGGTATTTTTAAGAAAAAAAAGAGTTTAATAGGTGAAAACTTCTTTAATTTATTGTCTGAGGATACCAGAAAACCTTTTAAAGAAGATTTTGATAAGGTAATAAAGGATAAGTCTGTTTCTACTAAAAATTATGAGCTTTCTTTCGGTAGTGAAACATATTACTTTAAATGTATTATGTATCCGTTTGAAGAGGATATGGTGTTGTGCCAATACAGAGATATTACAAAAAGAACTAAAATTAAGCTACAGTTGGAAAAAGCCAATAATGAGCTAAGGGAAGTTGAAAAGGCTGCACGGATTTGTCAGTGGAATTATAATTTTAAAACAAGAATTTTTAATTATAGAGGATTCACAGGGGCGATGGCTAGAGGAGATAAGTTGCAAGCTATTTCAATTGAAAATTACCTGGAACTGGTATTCAGAGATGACCGTCCCGGCTTTATTAAATGGATAGATAGCATCCCGAACAAAACAAACACCGAAACATTTGAATATCGTATACTTTGGAAAAAGGAAGTCTTCTTTTTACGAATGGGGCTGATTAACGGAGGACTAACAGACAGAAACGAACAAACTATAGAGGGATATTGTCAAAACATAACTGACATTATCAAACTGGACGAGAGTTTGGAAAATGTTACCAAAGCGATAAACTATGCTTCGGAAGATATTTTTGCTTTTAGACCTGATGGAACACTTATTTTTGCTAATGAGCAATTTCGTATTCACTACCTGCTGACAAATGAACCTGATTTATCCGTTATCAACATTAATGATCTGTTAGTAAATAAAGATCTGAAAAAGCGATGGATGAACATTCGGGGTGAGTTTGCCCACATCAATGATATTGTTCGCTATGTAGAAAAAGCACCTTTCACCCACTTGAAAGATGTACTGGCTTTTGACTTTTTTTCTTATATCATAAGAGATTCTGAGGGAGAGGATATTATCTGGACTTTTGGAAGGGATATTTCAGAACAAATGAGATATGATGCACAGATAAAGGAAGTAAACCAGATTATGAATACCGTACTGGAGAATATTCCACTTGCAATATCGGTGAAAGATACCGGAAATGGGTTTAGATATATTTATCGGAATTCTGTGACTTATGCCAGTATGAAGTCAACAAATGTAGTTGGGAATACAGATTTTGATATTCATCCTGATGATTCTGCTATTACATTCAGAAATGAAGATTTAGGAATACTTAAAAATGGAATTCCTCTTATTTATAATAAAGAAGTTAGTGATAATAAGGGCAGAACATACATTATTCATAAACAAAAATTCCTTGCTGAAAACGGAAGCAGGGCTCCATTAATTATTTCGTTAGAGTCAGACATTACCAAAATAAAAAAAATGGAAGAAGAGTTAGTAATGGCAAAAGAGAAGGCAGAAAAATCTGACATGCTAAAATCTGCTTTTCTGGCAAATATGAGCCACGAAATACGTACTCCTCTGAATGCTATTGTTGGTTTTTCCAGGGTGATTGCTGACACACAGAATGCTAATGACCGAATGGAGTATTACAAAATTGTTGAAGCAAACAACAGTAGATTATTGCAACTGATTAACGAAATTCTTGATTTATCAAGAATAGAGTCGGGCATAATGGAGTTTACTGAAGAACCGATTAATCTACATGTTATGTGTCAGGAAGTGTTTGATGCTCACAGATTCCGTTGCTCTGAGAATGTTCGTCTTATTTTTGAAGACTCGGATCCTGATTTATGGATTTACAGTGACAAGAACAGACTTATCCAGGTATTTTCTAATCTTATAGGAAATGCTCTTAAATTCACAGCAGAAGGAAGCATCCGGTTTGGTTACAAACTAAAAGATGAGTTCATTGAATGTTATGTAAAAGATACAGGAATAGGCTTTCCTGAAAATAAAGCAAAGAATGTTTTTGAACGGTTTGCTAAACTGAATACTACAGCACAAGGAACCGGACTAGGTCTTTCTATTTGTAAATCAATTATTGAAAAGCTAGGGGGTACAATAGAAGCTAAATCAGAGTTAGGAAAAGGTGCCGAGTTTACATTTACACATCCCTATATATCACCTATTGAAAATGATAAATCATCCCCAGAAGAAGAGGAAACTTCAACAAAAGATAATGGATTGCAGCTTTCAGATAAAAAGAATCATACAATCCTGGTAGCAGAAGACAATGATAGCAACTTCAAATTACTAAATGTGATGATTGGTAAGATGTTTACCTTATTGCATGCACATGATGGCATTGAAGCTATAACCATGTTTGAAGAATATAAGCCCAGCTTAATCCTTATGGACATAAAAATGCCAAATATGGATGGGCTGGATGCAACACGTGTTATCCGGGAAGTTTCACCTAAGGTCCCGATTATAGCTTTGAGTGCTTTTGTATATAATGATGATGTTAAAGAGGCATTGAATTGCGGATGTAATGAATTTATTCCCAAACCTGTTTCTTTGGAAGTTTTAACTGCAACGCTGAAAAAATATCTCTAA
- a CDS encoding response regulator: protein MMMEITQSEYKILVVDDVLSNVLLLKVLLTNEKYNVVTAMNGTQALKMVESELPDLILLDVMMPDISGFEVAQQLKAKPGYSQIPIIFLTALNSTADIVKGFQMGANDFISKPFNKEELIIRVMHQISLIAAKRIIYNQTEELKRTIKGRDKLYSVIAHDLRSPMASIKMVLNMLMINLPGEKIGEEMHELLNMANQTTEELFSLLDNLLKWTKSQIGRLNVVPQDIELVGVTAGVIEIFSMVAELKQIKINLQAPEQVEVRADIDMIKTVIRNLISNALKFSNVGEEVTVIVEEKEEQIVVSVIDHGRGIKEEDQGKLLHVDTHFTTFGTKNEEGSGLGLLLCQDFVRKNGGELWFNSIFGEGSTFSFYLPKMS, encoded by the coding sequence ATGATGATGGAGATTACCCAATCAGAATATAAAATATTAGTAGTAGATGATGTTTTATCTAATGTATTACTACTCAAGGTGTTATTAACTAATGAAAAGTACAACGTTGTTACTGCCATGAATGGCACTCAGGCATTGAAGATGGTTGAATCGGAATTACCCGATTTAATTTTGTTAGATGTAATGATGCCTGATATAAGCGGATTTGAAGTGGCTCAGCAATTAAAGGCAAAACCTGGATATTCTCAGATACCAATTATATTTCTGACTGCTCTTAACTCTACGGCAGATATAGTGAAAGGTTTTCAAATGGGAGCGAATGATTTTATTTCAAAACCATTTAATAAGGAAGAATTGATAATCCGTGTGATGCATCAGATATCTTTGATAGCTGCCAAACGAATTATCTATAATCAGACTGAAGAACTAAAACGCACTATTAAAGGACGTGATAAACTTTATTCTGTTATTGCTCATGATCTTCGTTCGCCTATGGCTTCCATAAAAATGGTGCTGAATATGTTGATGATTAACTTGCCAGGCGAAAAAATAGGAGAGGAAATGCATGAATTGCTTAATATGGCAAATCAAACCACAGAGGAACTATTCTCTTTATTAGATAATCTGCTTAAATGGACAAAGAGTCAGATTGGCAGATTAAATGTTGTTCCTCAGGACATTGAACTTGTAGGAGTAACAGCTGGTGTAATTGAAATCTTTTCTATGGTAGCCGAACTTAAACAAATAAAGATCAATTTGCAGGCTCCTGAACAGGTGGAGGTTCGCGCGGATATTGACATGATAAAGACTGTTATTCGTAATCTGATAAGTAATGCACTTAAGTTTAGTAATGTGGGAGAAGAAGTGACTGTAATAGTTGAAGAAAAAGAAGAACAGATCGTTGTCAGTGTTATAGATCATGGACGTGGTATTAAAGAAGAAGATCAGGGTAAACTGCTCCATGTAGATACACATTTTACCACTTTTGGCACTAAAAATGAAGAAGGATCCGGCTTAGGACTCTTGTTATGTCAGGACTTTGTTCGTAAGAATGGTGGTGAACTTTGGTTTAATTCAATATTTGGTGAAGGGTCTACTTTCAGTTTTTACCTTCCTAAGATGTCATAA
- a CDS encoding endonuclease/exonuclease/phosphatase family protein: MGRKATFLYFHFISVLFTFAFAAFTIIVGIGSHNNPNQGFILPLLGLGMMPLLFSNLIIFIYWSLRWKIWVLIPVIAIAANHEYISAKYQYPSNNQPPIANNRLIKIASFNVESFHGYPSVYSVGEIKELMKENQIDIFCLQEFSESSFFNVDSISNMFKDYPYASIHKSKKEGFNLVVYSKFPIENNADIWFNSSDNSAMWVDIRVDNKLIRVFNCHLQTTNFNQTRGLLAKVTLAGFYDSKKEAVKQIMLKMAVNAEKRAEQTDLICNIIDTTKHAMILCGDLNDTPASYSYYKIKGKLQDGFQSAGSGFESTFRYLHSLFRIDYIFHSKELTGRKYITPSFDFSDHNPVIMELSVKKRRSNNIMTS; encoded by the coding sequence ATGGGAAGAAAAGCCACTTTTTTATATTTTCATTTTATCTCAGTCCTTTTTACTTTCGCTTTTGCAGCATTCACTATTATTGTGGGAATAGGTTCGCACAACAATCCGAATCAAGGATTCATATTACCTCTTTTGGGATTAGGAATGATGCCTTTATTATTTTCCAATCTGATTATCTTCATATATTGGAGCCTCAGGTGGAAAATATGGGTATTGATACCTGTTATAGCTATTGCTGCCAATCATGAGTATATCTCTGCTAAATATCAGTATCCATCTAATAATCAGCCTCCAATAGCAAACAACAGATTAATTAAAATAGCCAGCTTCAATGTAGAAAGTTTCCACGGATACCCTTCTGTATATTCTGTAGGAGAGATTAAAGAGTTAATGAAAGAGAATCAGATAGATATATTCTGCTTACAAGAGTTCTCGGAAAGCTCATTCTTCAATGTAGACAGCATCTCAAATATGTTTAAAGATTACCCTTATGCATCAATTCATAAAAGCAAAAAAGAGGGATTTAATCTGGTTGTTTATAGTAAGTTTCCAATAGAGAACAATGCTGATATTTGGTTTAACTCTTCAGATAATAGCGCCATGTGGGTAGACATCAGGGTAGATAACAAACTAATACGTGTATTCAACTGTCACCTGCAAACAACTAATTTTAATCAGACCAGAGGATTATTAGCAAAAGTAACACTTGCAGGTTTTTACGATTCGAAGAAAGAGGCTGTAAAACAGATCATGCTTAAGATGGCAGTAAATGCTGAAAAACGTGCAGAACAAACTGATTTGATATGTAATATTATTGATACCACCAAACATGCAATGATTTTATGTGGTGACTTAAATGATACTCCGGCGTCGTATTCATACTACAAAATAAAAGGAAAGTTACAGGATGGATTTCAGAGTGCCGGTTCTGGATTTGAGTCTACTTTTCGTTATCTTCATAGTCTCTTCCGCATCGACTACATATTCCATTCAAAGGAACTGACTGGAAGAAAATATATCACTCCTTCTTTTGATTTCAGCGACCATAATCCAGTGATTATGGAACTATCAGTAAAGAAAAGAAGGAGTAACAATATTATGACATCTTAG
- a CDS encoding UDP-glucuronic acid decarboxylase family protein → MKRILVTGGAGFIGSHLCTRLINDGNSVICLDNFFTGSRSNVWHLMDNPHFELVRHDITAPYNAEVDEIYNLACPASPIHYQYDAIKTVKTSVMGAINMLALGRQVSAKVLQASTSEVYGDPIVHPQTESYWGNVNSIGVRSCYDEGKRCAETLFMDYHRQKRLRIKIIRIFNTYGPLMNKNDGRVVSNFIVQALKNEDITLYGDGSQTRSFQYVDDLVEGMVRMMNTDDKFVGPVNIGNPNEFTIKGLAEKVIELTGAKSRFIYKPLPFDDPKQRQPDISLAKEKLNWQPTIQLEEGLTKTIEYFRTII, encoded by the coding sequence ATGAAAAGAATATTAGTAACAGGAGGGGCTGGCTTTATTGGCTCCCATTTATGTACTCGATTAATAAATGATGGCAATAGTGTTATATGTTTAGATAATTTCTTTACAGGTTCCAGAAGTAATGTTTGGCATCTAATGGATAATCCTCATTTTGAGCTTGTTCGTCATGATATTACTGCACCCTATAATGCAGAAGTAGATGAAATCTATAATCTGGCATGTCCTGCTTCCCCCATTCATTATCAATACGATGCTATTAAAACAGTGAAGACCTCCGTTATGGGGGCTATCAATATGCTAGCTCTTGGCAGACAAGTCAGCGCCAAAGTTCTTCAGGCGTCAACCAGTGAGGTTTATGGAGATCCGATCGTTCACCCTCAGACTGAGAGTTATTGGGGAAATGTTAATTCCATAGGTGTTCGTTCCTGTTATGATGAAGGTAAACGTTGTGCAGAAACACTCTTTATGGATTATCACAGACAAAAAAGACTTCGCATAAAAATTATCCGCATTTTTAATACCTATGGTCCTTTGATGAATAAAAATGATGGTAGGGTGGTGTCTAATTTTATAGTTCAGGCTTTAAAAAATGAAGATATAACACTTTACGGAGATGGCAGTCAGACTCGTAGCTTCCAATATGTGGATGATCTGGTTGAAGGTATGGTTCGTATGATGAATACCGATGATAAATTTGTTGGTCCTGTGAATATTGGTAATCCAAATGAATTTACGATTAAGGGATTAGCGGAAAAAGTGATTGAACTTACAGGTGCAAAGTCACGTTTCATATACAAGCCACTACCTTTTGATGATCCAAAACAGCGCCAACCAGATATATCTTTAGCAAAAGAAAAACTAAACTGGCAACCTACTATCCAGCTAGAAGAAGGGCTGACTAAAACAATAGAATATTTTAGAACTATAATTTAA
- a CDS encoding glycosyltransferase family 2 protein produces MKFIEILFWFSLIVVFYTYLGYGIVLYLMVKIKELFVKQKTVALSGDLPEVTLFITAFNEEDIVKEKMNNCLSLDYPKDKLNIVWVTDGSNDSTNELLKAYQGVTVLFQPERQGKTAALNRGIGFISSPIVVFTDANTMINSEAILNIVAEFTDSKVGCVAGEKRIAAKEKDGAAGGGEGIYWKYESTLKALDSRLYSAVGAAGELFAIRRELFETMERDTLLDDFILSLRIAQKSYKIAYCDKAYAIESASTDMKEEEKRKVRIAAGGLQSIWRLRSLLNIFRYGTLSFQYVSHRVLRWSVTPIFLFLMLPINIILIAIKCSNLYSIILILQILFYLSGIWGYYLSTKKIKNKILFIPYYFLFMNINVFKGFFYLKRNTNNGIWEKANRAL; encoded by the coding sequence TTCAGCTTAATAGTGGTATTCTATACCTACCTAGGATATGGGATTGTACTTTATCTAATGGTAAAAATTAAAGAGCTATTCGTAAAACAAAAGACAGTAGCACTATCAGGTGATCTACCGGAGGTGACGCTCTTTATCACAGCTTTCAACGAAGAAGATATTGTAAAGGAAAAGATGAATAACTGCCTTTCATTAGATTACCCGAAAGACAAACTAAATATTGTTTGGGTAACGGATGGTAGTAATGACAGTACTAATGAATTGCTGAAAGCATATCAGGGGGTTACTGTTTTATTTCAACCGGAAAGACAAGGAAAGACAGCTGCGCTGAACCGGGGAATAGGATTTATCTCCTCTCCCATTGTTGTGTTCACGGATGCGAATACGATGATTAACAGTGAGGCTATCCTAAATATTGTTGCTGAATTTACAGATTCTAAGGTGGGATGTGTGGCCGGGGAAAAACGTATTGCAGCAAAAGAAAAAGATGGAGCAGCCGGTGGCGGTGAAGGTATTTACTGGAAATATGAATCTACACTTAAAGCACTGGATTCCAGATTATATTCTGCTGTGGGTGCTGCAGGTGAACTGTTTGCTATCAGACGGGAATTGTTTGAGACAATGGAAAGGGATACTTTACTGGATGATTTTATTTTGTCACTAAGAATTGCACAAAAAAGTTATAAGATTGCATACTGCGACAAGGCTTATGCTATTGAGTCAGCTTCTACAGATATGAAAGAGGAAGAAAAGAGGAAGGTGCGCATTGCTGCTGGTGGCTTACAGTCTATATGGAGACTACGCTCTTTATTAAATATATTCCGCTATGGAACATTGAGCTTTCAATATGTATCACACCGAGTACTGAGATGGTCAGTCACTCCTATATTTCTATTTTTAATGCTCCCGATTAATATAATACTGATCGCAATAAAATGCAGTAACTTATATTCAATCATTTTGATTCTTCAGATTTTATTCTATTTATCAGGAATATGGGGATATTACTTATCTACAAAAAAAATAAAAAATAAAATTCTATTCATCCCTTATTATTTCCTCTTCATGAATATAAATGTTTTTAAAGGCTTTTTCTATCTGAAGAGAAACACGAATAATGGGATATGGGAAAAGGCTAATAGAGCTTTATAA